One Megalopta genalis isolate 19385.01 chromosome 5, iyMegGena1_principal, whole genome shotgun sequence DNA window includes the following coding sequences:
- the Nadsyn gene encoding NAD synthetase isoform X1 yields the protein MGRTVTVAACTLNQWAMDFSGNSRRILQSIQEAKEAGATYRSGPELEICGYSCEDHFYEPDTLLHSWEALATIVKSPVAENILVDVGMPVMHKNVTYNCRVVFLNQRILLIRPKMRMCEDGNYRESRWFSAWTKERTVELYYLPRIVSQVTRQWTVPFGDAVISTKDTCVGFEICEELWNPMSNHIPMGLDGVEIISNGSGSYFELRKGHVTVDLVKSATFKSGGCYMFSNLRGCDGGRLYFNGGSSVSLNGQILKRGKQFALDDVEVVVATFDLEDIRSYRNNIRSRTHAAAKSPSYPRIKANFALTSDNLMSRSPDRPIDVDLGPYENDRPTEKLVHHTPEEEISMAPACWLWDYLRRSCQGGFFLPLSGGVDSASSACMVYSMCDMIVDSVNRGDAQVLSEIRKIVGDCEYVPTDPKQLCNTILVTCYMGTENSSAETKARAAELASQIGSYHHSIAIDVAVTAILTIFQQVTKLVPRFKVQGGSPRENLALQNIQARLRMVIAYLFAQLMLWVRGRPGGLLVLGSSNVDEALRGYFTKYDCSSADVNPIGGIAKNDLKSFLGYFRRKYSISALDGILNALPTAELEPLQGGQLAQLDEVDMGMTYHELGTFGRLRKQDCAGPFSMFCRLVHMWDKCSPEEVADKVKHFYRCYAINRHKMTILTPSCHAETYSPDDNRFDHRPFLYNHAWKWQFNAIDEQVKILTANDEKPPRGRKDAPTKAAPPPVQPRYMSFSSVMITERARRSTPFSVLPADSNGWIGSVDVSALVGSRSSRKPGLRFAVYRLSRLRIR from the exons ATGGGCCGGACGGTGACGGTGGCGGCCTGCACCCTGAACCAGTGGGCGATGGACTTCAGCGGGAACTCCAGAAGGATCTTGCAGAGCATCCAGGAGGCTAAGGAAGCCGGCGCTACTTACAGGAGCGGCCCGGAACTCGAAATATG CGGTTACAGTTGCGAGGACCATTTCTACGAGCCGGACACTCTGCTGCACAGCTGGGAAGCGCTCGCGACGATCGTCAAGTCGCCCGTCGCGGAGAACATCCTGGTGGACGTCGGCATGCCGGTGATGCACAAGAACGTCACCTACAATTGCAGGGTGGTCTTCCTGAACCAGCGCATCCTGCTGATCAGACCGAAGATGCGGATGTGCGAGGACGGGAATTACAGGGAATCTAGGTGGTTCTCCGCTTGGACCAAG gAGCGAACCGTGGAGCTGTACTATCTGCCGCGAATCGTCTCTCAGGTGACCAGGCAATGGACGGTGCCGTTCGGCGACGCCGTGATCTCCACGAAGGACACCTGCGTGGGCTTCGAGATCTGCGAGGAGCTCTGGAACCCTATGAGCAACCACATCCCCATGGGCTTGGACGGCGTCGAGATCATTTCGAACG GTAGCGGCTCGTATTTCGAACTTCGCAAGGGACACGTGACCGTGGACTTGGTCAAGTCGGCCACGTTCAAGTCGGGCGGCTGTTACATGTTCAGCAATCTGCGCGGCTGCGACGGCGGCAGGCTCTACTTCAACGGAGGATCCTCCGTCTCCTTGAACGGACAGATACTGAAACGCGGCAAGCAGTTCGCCCTGGACGACGTGGAGGTCGTGGTCGCCACGTTCGACCTGGAGGACATAAG GAGTTACAGAAACAACATCAGGTCCCGTACCCACGCTGCCGCGAAATCGCCGAGCTACCCGCGCATCAAGGCGAACTTCGCTCTGACCTCGGACAATCTGATGTCGAGGTCGCCGGATCGACCGATCGACGTCGACCTGGGCCCTTACGAGAACGATCGCCCGACGGAGAAGCTTGTCCACCACACgccggaagaggagatatctATGGCGCCTGCTTGCTGGCTCTGGGACTACCTCAG GCGTTCCTGCCAGGGCGGATTCTTCTTGCCGTTGAGCGGCGGGGTCGATTCTGCTTCCTCGGCGTGTATGGTTTACTCGATGTGCGACATGATCGTCGATTCCGTGAACAGAGGAG ATGCCCAGGTGCTCTCGGAGATCCGGAAGATCGTCGGCGACTGCGAGTACGTGCCGACGGATCCCAAGCAGCTCTGCAACACGATCCTCGTGACCTGTTACATGGGCACCGAGAACTCGTCGGCGGAGACCAAGGCACGAGCGGCGGAGTTGGCCAGTCAGATCGGCTCGTACCATCACAGCATAGCGATCGACGTGGCAGTCACGGCTATCCTGACCATTTTCCAACAAGTGACCAAGCTGGTGCCGAGGTTCAAGGTTCAGGGAGGATCTCCGAGGGAGAATCTGGCGCTGCAGAACATACAA GCGCGGTTGAGAATGGTGATAGCCTACCTGTTCGCTCAGCTGATGCTGTGGGTGAGAGGTCGACCCGGCGGTCTGCTCGTGCTCGGCAGCAGCAACGTCGACGAAGCTCTTCGGGGATACTTCACCAAATACGACTGCAGCAGCGCGGACGTGAATCCGATCGGCGGAATCGCGAAGAACGACCTTAAATCGTTCCTCGGTTATTTCAG GAGAAAATACTCGATATCGGCGCTGGACGGGATCCTGAACGCTCTGCCGACCGCGGAACTCGAGCCGCTCCAAGGCGGACAACTCGCTCAGCTCGACGAAGTGGACATGGGCATGACCTACCACGAGCTCGGCACCTTCGGTCGCCTGAGAAAGCAGGACTGTGCCGGGCCCTTCTCCATGTTCTGCAGGCTGGTCCACATGTGGGACAAGTGTTCTCCGGAAGAA GTTGCGGACAAGGTGAAACACTTCTACAGGTGTTACGCCATCAATCGGCACAAGATGACCATCCTGACGCCGTCCTGCCACGCCGAGACCTATAGTCCCGACGACAACAGATTCGATCACCGACCGTTCCTCTACAACCACGCGTGGAAGTGGCAGTTCAACGCGATCGACGAACAG GTGAAAATTCTTACCGCTAACGACGAGAAGCCGCCGCGTGGCCGGAAGGATGCACCGACGAAGGCGGCGCCGCCGCCGGTTCAACCCAGATACATGTCGTTCAGCTCTGTGATGATCA CTGAGCGAGCGCGCCGATCGACGCCGTTTTCCGTTTTGCCGGCCGATTCGAACGGATGGATCGGATCCGTCGACGTTTCCGCCCTAGTTGGAAGCCGATCGTCGAGAAAACCCGGTTTGCGGTTCGCCGTTTACAGACTCTCGCGTCTAAGGATCCGGTGA
- the Nadsyn gene encoding NAD synthetase isoform X2 — MGRTVTVAACTLNQWAMDFSGNSRRILQSIQEAKEAGATYRSGPELEICGYSCEDHFYEPDTLLHSWEALATIVKSPVAENILVDVGMPVMHKNVTYNCRVVFLNQRILLIRPKMRMCEDGNYRESRWFSAWTKERTVELYYLPRIVSQVTRQWTVPFGDAVISTKDTCVGFEICEELWNPMSNHIPMGLDGVEIISNGSGSYFELRKGHVTVDLVKSATFKSGGCYMFSNLRGCDGGRLYFNGGSSVSLNGQILKRGKQFALDDVEVVVATFDLEDIRSYRNNIRSRTHAAAKSPSYPRIKANFALTSDNLMSRSPDRPIDVDLGPYENDRPTEKLVHHTPEEEISMAPACWLWDYLRRSCQGGFFLPLSGGVDSASSACMVYSMCDMIVDSVNRGDAQVLSEIRKIVGDCEYVPTDPKQLCNTILVTCYMGTENSSAETKARAAELASQIGSYHHSIAIDVAVTAILTIFQQVTKLVPRFKVQGGSPRENLALQNIQARLRMVIAYLFAQLMLWVRGRPGGLLVLGSSNVDEALRGYFTKYDCSSADVNPIGGIAKNDLKSFLGYFRRKYSISALDGILNALPTAELEPLQGGQLAQLDEVDMGMTYHELGTFGRLRKQDCAGPFSMFCRLVHMWDKCSPEEVADKVKHFYRCYAINRHKMTILTPSCHAETYSPDDNRFDHRPFLYNHAWKWQFNAIDEQVKILTANDEKPPRGRKDAPTKAAPPPVQPRYMSFSSVMINKTHPGVVV, encoded by the exons ATGGGCCGGACGGTGACGGTGGCGGCCTGCACCCTGAACCAGTGGGCGATGGACTTCAGCGGGAACTCCAGAAGGATCTTGCAGAGCATCCAGGAGGCTAAGGAAGCCGGCGCTACTTACAGGAGCGGCCCGGAACTCGAAATATG CGGTTACAGTTGCGAGGACCATTTCTACGAGCCGGACACTCTGCTGCACAGCTGGGAAGCGCTCGCGACGATCGTCAAGTCGCCCGTCGCGGAGAACATCCTGGTGGACGTCGGCATGCCGGTGATGCACAAGAACGTCACCTACAATTGCAGGGTGGTCTTCCTGAACCAGCGCATCCTGCTGATCAGACCGAAGATGCGGATGTGCGAGGACGGGAATTACAGGGAATCTAGGTGGTTCTCCGCTTGGACCAAG gAGCGAACCGTGGAGCTGTACTATCTGCCGCGAATCGTCTCTCAGGTGACCAGGCAATGGACGGTGCCGTTCGGCGACGCCGTGATCTCCACGAAGGACACCTGCGTGGGCTTCGAGATCTGCGAGGAGCTCTGGAACCCTATGAGCAACCACATCCCCATGGGCTTGGACGGCGTCGAGATCATTTCGAACG GTAGCGGCTCGTATTTCGAACTTCGCAAGGGACACGTGACCGTGGACTTGGTCAAGTCGGCCACGTTCAAGTCGGGCGGCTGTTACATGTTCAGCAATCTGCGCGGCTGCGACGGCGGCAGGCTCTACTTCAACGGAGGATCCTCCGTCTCCTTGAACGGACAGATACTGAAACGCGGCAAGCAGTTCGCCCTGGACGACGTGGAGGTCGTGGTCGCCACGTTCGACCTGGAGGACATAAG GAGTTACAGAAACAACATCAGGTCCCGTACCCACGCTGCCGCGAAATCGCCGAGCTACCCGCGCATCAAGGCGAACTTCGCTCTGACCTCGGACAATCTGATGTCGAGGTCGCCGGATCGACCGATCGACGTCGACCTGGGCCCTTACGAGAACGATCGCCCGACGGAGAAGCTTGTCCACCACACgccggaagaggagatatctATGGCGCCTGCTTGCTGGCTCTGGGACTACCTCAG GCGTTCCTGCCAGGGCGGATTCTTCTTGCCGTTGAGCGGCGGGGTCGATTCTGCTTCCTCGGCGTGTATGGTTTACTCGATGTGCGACATGATCGTCGATTCCGTGAACAGAGGAG ATGCCCAGGTGCTCTCGGAGATCCGGAAGATCGTCGGCGACTGCGAGTACGTGCCGACGGATCCCAAGCAGCTCTGCAACACGATCCTCGTGACCTGTTACATGGGCACCGAGAACTCGTCGGCGGAGACCAAGGCACGAGCGGCGGAGTTGGCCAGTCAGATCGGCTCGTACCATCACAGCATAGCGATCGACGTGGCAGTCACGGCTATCCTGACCATTTTCCAACAAGTGACCAAGCTGGTGCCGAGGTTCAAGGTTCAGGGAGGATCTCCGAGGGAGAATCTGGCGCTGCAGAACATACAA GCGCGGTTGAGAATGGTGATAGCCTACCTGTTCGCTCAGCTGATGCTGTGGGTGAGAGGTCGACCCGGCGGTCTGCTCGTGCTCGGCAGCAGCAACGTCGACGAAGCTCTTCGGGGATACTTCACCAAATACGACTGCAGCAGCGCGGACGTGAATCCGATCGGCGGAATCGCGAAGAACGACCTTAAATCGTTCCTCGGTTATTTCAG GAGAAAATACTCGATATCGGCGCTGGACGGGATCCTGAACGCTCTGCCGACCGCGGAACTCGAGCCGCTCCAAGGCGGACAACTCGCTCAGCTCGACGAAGTGGACATGGGCATGACCTACCACGAGCTCGGCACCTTCGGTCGCCTGAGAAAGCAGGACTGTGCCGGGCCCTTCTCCATGTTCTGCAGGCTGGTCCACATGTGGGACAAGTGTTCTCCGGAAGAA GTTGCGGACAAGGTGAAACACTTCTACAGGTGTTACGCCATCAATCGGCACAAGATGACCATCCTGACGCCGTCCTGCCACGCCGAGACCTATAGTCCCGACGACAACAGATTCGATCACCGACCGTTCCTCTACAACCACGCGTGGAAGTGGCAGTTCAACGCGATCGACGAACAG GTGAAAATTCTTACCGCTAACGACGAGAAGCCGCCGCGTGGCCGGAAGGATGCACCGACGAAGGCGGCGCCGCCGCCGGTTCAACCCAGATACATGTCGTTCAGCTCTGTGATGATCA ATAAAACGCATCCTGGAGTAGTAGTTTAA